One Choloepus didactylus isolate mChoDid1 chromosome 8, mChoDid1.pri, whole genome shotgun sequence DNA window includes the following coding sequences:
- the LOC119542495 gene encoding LOW QUALITY PROTEIN: olfactory receptor 6C3-like (The sequence of the model RefSeq protein was modified relative to this genomic sequence to represent the inferred CDS: inserted 2 bases in 1 codon): MKNHTEPREFILLGLSDDPELQVVIFLFLMIMYILSITXLTIITLTLVDSHLQIPMYFFLRNFSVLEISFTTVCIPQFLSTIVTRDKTISYNNCTAQLFFFIFMGITEFYLLTAMFYDCFVAICKLLHYTTIMSNRVCTLLVFCAWLSGFLNIFLPVILFLQLDYCGSNVVDHFACDYFPLLQFLCSDTWLLEVIGFYSATVILLFTLALIILSYMFIIKTILKLPSAGQRKKAFSTCFSHMIVVSISYGSCIFMYVNPSATERASLIKGVAILNTSVAPMMNPFIYTLRNQQVKQAFKDMFQKVMFFLVK, encoded by the exons ATGAAAAACCACACAGAACCCAGGGAATTCATTCTTCTAGGGCTATCAGATGACCCTGAGCTTCAggttgtgatttttctctttttaatgatCATGTATATATTAAGCATCAC GTTAACCATCATCACTCTCACCTTGGTGGACTCTCATCTACAGATCCCTATGTATTTCTTCCTCAGGAACTTTTCTGTATTAGAAATATCATTTACAACTGTCTGCATCCCTCAATTCCTCAGCACGATTGTCACCAGAGACAAAACTATTTCATACAATAATTGCACAGCTCAgttgtttttcttcatcttcatgGGTATAACTGAATTCTACCTTCTAACTGCCATGTTCTATGACTGCTTTGTAGCCATCTGCAAACTCCTACATTATACAACTATCATGAGCAACAGAGTCTGCACTCTGCTTGTATTTTGTGCTTGGCTGTCaggatttctaaatattttcctaCCGGTTATTCTATTCCTCCAGTTGGATTACTGTGGGTCTAATGTTGTCGATCACTTTGCTTGTGACTATTTCCCCCTCTTGCAATTTCTCTGTTCAGACACTTGGCTCCTAGAAGTGATTGGTTTTTACTCTGCAACAGTGATTCTACTTTTCACTTTGGCATTAATTATTCTCTCTTACATGTTCATCATTAAGACAATCCTTAAACTCCCTTCTGCCGGTCAGAGGAAAAAGGCCTTTTCCACTTGTTTCTCTCACATGATTGTCGTCTCCATCTCTTATGGAAGCTGCATCTTCATGTATGTCAACCCTTCAGCCACAGAAAGGGCATCACTGATCAAAGGAGTAGCTATTCTCAATACTTCTGTTGCTCCTAtgatgaatccatttatatacaCTCTGAGGAACCAGCAAGTGAAGCAAGCCTTTAAGGACATGTTCCAAAAGGTTATGTTTTTCTTGGTAAAATGA